The following are from one region of the Tachysurus fulvidraco isolate hzauxx_2018 chromosome 15, HZAU_PFXX_2.0, whole genome shotgun sequence genome:
- the mfsd11 gene encoding UNC93-like protein MFSD11 isoform X2 — MGGVLSLNPREDEQVSKCGRIQNPPKDFLCLDKRAVTCYLCAFQGAVKKGYHTKMRPEIKSLLNIIVLGLSFMLMFTAFQTCGNIEQTVIRSYNSTEFHGSGYTSMAIIYGVFSASNLIAPSVVAVIGPQLSLFFSGLIYSGYIAMFIHPFTWSFYTASVLVGIAAAVLWTAQGNLLTINSSDSSIGRNSGIFWALLQFSLFFGNLYIYVEWQGKVHISDKDRQTVFISLTIISLVGNFLFFLIQRPVTVVLSDRSESPLPGDACESDSVVIAPQGLGAQALVAFKKSIQLAMTKEMLLLSISIAYTGLELTFYSGVYGTCVGAMTRFGDDAKSLIGLAGIFIGVGEILGGSVFGMLNQCKYGRNPVVFLGLVTHILAFYLIFLNIASDAPLAPEEGTQLQGFITPSIGLALFCSFLLGLGDSCFNTQLLSIVGFIFREDSAPAFAVFKFVQGKITSLLKKSWYQDAP, encoded by the exons ATGGGAGGAGTCCTATCTTTAAA CCCTAGGGAGGACGAACAGGTCAGCAAGTGTGGGCGCATACAAAACCCTCCCAAAGATTTTCTCTGTCTAGACAAAcgag CAGTCACCTGCTATCTTTGTGCTTTTCAGGGTGCTGTAAAGAAAGGATATCACACCAAGATGAGGCCAGAAATCAAATCACTGTTAAACATAATTGTATTGGGTCTTAGCTTTATGTTAATGTTCACTGCCTTCCAGACCTGTGGAAACATTGAA CAAACTGTGATTAGAAGTTATAATAGCACGGAATTCCATGGAAGTGGGTACACAAG CATGGCTATTATCTATGGAGTTTTCTCTGCATCAAACTTAATTGCCCCTTCAGTGGTAGCTGTCATTGGACCTCAGTTGTCACTATTTTTCAGTGGACTAATTTATAG TGGATACATTGCTATGTTTATTCACCCCTTTACCTGGAGTTTCTACACTGCTTCAGTCTTGGTTGGAATTGCAGCTGCAG TGCTGTGGACAGCTCAGGGGAATCTTCTCACCATCAATTCCAGTGACTCTTCCATTGGACGGAACAGTGGGATATTCTGGGCTTTGCTTCAGTTTAG CTTGTTCTTTGGCAATCTATACATTTATGTTGAATGGCAAGGGAAGGTTCACATATCAG ATAAAGACCGGCAGACAGTGTTCATCTCACTCACCATCATCAGTCTGGTTGGAAACTTCCTTTTCTTCCTCATTCAGCGACCTGTAACAGTTGTGCTGTCTGACAGATCTGAATCACCACTGCCTGGAGACGCTTGTGAAAGCGACTCAGTTGTGAT AGCACCCCAGGGTCTAGGTGCTCAGGCACTGGTGGCATTCA AGAAATCCATTCAGCTGGCCATGACCAAAGAAATGTTGCTGCTAAGCATATCCATCGCATACACAG GGCTGGAACTGACTTTTTACAGTGGTGTTTATGGGACATGTGTTGGAGCCATGACTCGCTTTGGTGATGATGCCAAAAGTCTAATTGGCCTTGCTGGAATTTTTATTGGTGTTGGCGAAATACTTG GTGGGTCTGTGTTTGGAATGCTGAACCAGTGCAAGTATGGAAGGAACCCTGTGGTGTTTTTGGGATTGGTCACCCATATTTTGGCCTTCTACCTAATATTCCTGAACATAGCCAGTGATGCTCCCTTGGCCCCAGAGGAGGGCACACAACTGCAAGGCTTCATCACTCCCAG CATCGGGTTGGCATTGTTCTGCAGTTTTCTGCTTGGGCTCGGTGATAGCTGTTTCAACACACAACTGCTGAGCATTGTGGGATTTATATTTCGTGAAGACAGTGCCCCAGCATTTGCTGTTTTCAAGTTTGTACAG GGAAAAATCACATCCCTGCTGAAGAAGAGCTGGTACCAAGATGCACCATAA
- the mettl23 gene encoding methyltransferase-like protein 23 isoform X1 produces MSLLTRKIMSNVDESARPYFIYKTFTFANALTVSVPEVLGSQYGMYVWPCAVVLAQYVWTMREKIQRKKVLELGAGVSLPGIVAAKCGADVTLSDSAELPLCLEHSRRCCEHNDLPGVPVVGLTWGEITPELRSLQPVDIILGSDVFYEPEDFEAVLVTISFLLRRNPSGQFWTTYQERSSDWTIETLVNKWNLQCTDVSLDVFHANKKHLAGSTLPGNHSIQMMIVTAQTMM; encoded by the exons ATGAGTTTACTTACGAGGAAAATAATGAGCAATGTGGACGAATCCGCTAGACCATATTTTATCTACAAAACGTTCACATTTGCGAATGCATTAACAGTGTCTGTCCCAGAG GTTCTTGGGTCGCAGTATGGGATGTACGTCTGGCCCTGTGCAGTGGTTTTGGCTCAGTATGTGTGGACTATGAGAGAGAAAATACAAAGGAAAAAAGTACTCGAG CTAGGTGCTGGGGTGAGTTTGCCAGGAATTGTGGCTGCTAAATGTGGAGCTGATGTGACTCTGTCAGACAGCGCTGAACTTCCGCTGTGTCTGGAACACAGCAGGCGCTGTTGTGAGCATAATGATCTGCCTGGAGTGCCTGTGGTTGGTCTCACCTGGGGAGAGATAACACCAGAGCTGAGGTCTCTACAACCTGTAGATATTATACTGGGATCAGATGTTTTCTATGAACCTGAAG ATTTTGAAGCTGTACTTGTAACAATCTCCTTTCTTCTAAGGCGAAACCCTTCTGGTCAGTTCTGGACCACATATCAAGAAAGAAG CTCAGATTGGACTATAGAAACTTTGGTGAACAAATGGAACCTTCAGTGCACTGATGTATCTTTGGATGTATTTcatgcaaacaaaaaacatctagCTGGATCTACTCTGCCTGGAAATCATTCAATACAAATGATGATTGTAACAGCACAGACCATGATgtaa
- the mettl23 gene encoding methyltransferase-like protein 23 isoform X2 produces the protein MSLLTRKIMSNVDESARPYFIYKTFTFANALTVSVPEVLGSQYGMYVWPCAVVLAQYVWTMREKIQRKKLGAGVSLPGIVAAKCGADVTLSDSAELPLCLEHSRRCCEHNDLPGVPVVGLTWGEITPELRSLQPVDIILGSDVFYEPEDFEAVLVTISFLLRRNPSGQFWTTYQERSSDWTIETLVNKWNLQCTDVSLDVFHANKKHLAGSTLPGNHSIQMMIVTAQTMM, from the exons ATGAGTTTACTTACGAGGAAAATAATGAGCAATGTGGACGAATCCGCTAGACCATATTTTATCTACAAAACGTTCACATTTGCGAATGCATTAACAGTGTCTGTCCCAGAG GTTCTTGGGTCGCAGTATGGGATGTACGTCTGGCCCTGTGCAGTGGTTTTGGCTCAGTATGTGTGGACTATGAGAGAGAAAATACAAAGGAAAAAA CTAGGTGCTGGGGTGAGTTTGCCAGGAATTGTGGCTGCTAAATGTGGAGCTGATGTGACTCTGTCAGACAGCGCTGAACTTCCGCTGTGTCTGGAACACAGCAGGCGCTGTTGTGAGCATAATGATCTGCCTGGAGTGCCTGTGGTTGGTCTCACCTGGGGAGAGATAACACCAGAGCTGAGGTCTCTACAACCTGTAGATATTATACTGGGATCAGATGTTTTCTATGAACCTGAAG ATTTTGAAGCTGTACTTGTAACAATCTCCTTTCTTCTAAGGCGAAACCCTTCTGGTCAGTTCTGGACCACATATCAAGAAAGAAG CTCAGATTGGACTATAGAAACTTTGGTGAACAAATGGAACCTTCAGTGCACTGATGTATCTTTGGATGTATTTcatgcaaacaaaaaacatctagCTGGATCTACTCTGCCTGGAAATCATTCAATACAAATGATGATTGTAACAGCACAGACCATGATgtaa
- the mettl23 gene encoding methyltransferase-like protein 23 isoform X3, giving the protein MSLLTRKIMSNVDESARPYFIYKTFTFANALTVSVPELGAGVSLPGIVAAKCGADVTLSDSAELPLCLEHSRRCCEHNDLPGVPVVGLTWGEITPELRSLQPVDIILGSDVFYEPEDFEAVLVTISFLLRRNPSGQFWTTYQERSSDWTIETLVNKWNLQCTDVSLDVFHANKKHLAGSTLPGNHSIQMMIVTAQTMM; this is encoded by the exons ATGAGTTTACTTACGAGGAAAATAATGAGCAATGTGGACGAATCCGCTAGACCATATTTTATCTACAAAACGTTCACATTTGCGAATGCATTAACAGTGTCTGTCCCAGAG CTAGGTGCTGGGGTGAGTTTGCCAGGAATTGTGGCTGCTAAATGTGGAGCTGATGTGACTCTGTCAGACAGCGCTGAACTTCCGCTGTGTCTGGAACACAGCAGGCGCTGTTGTGAGCATAATGATCTGCCTGGAGTGCCTGTGGTTGGTCTCACCTGGGGAGAGATAACACCAGAGCTGAGGTCTCTACAACCTGTAGATATTATACTGGGATCAGATGTTTTCTATGAACCTGAAG ATTTTGAAGCTGTACTTGTAACAATCTCCTTTCTTCTAAGGCGAAACCCTTCTGGTCAGTTCTGGACCACATATCAAGAAAGAAG CTCAGATTGGACTATAGAAACTTTGGTGAACAAATGGAACCTTCAGTGCACTGATGTATCTTTGGATGTATTTcatgcaaacaaaaaacatctagCTGGATCTACTCTGCCTGGAAATCATTCAATACAAATGATGATTGTAACAGCACAGACCATGATgtaa
- the mfsd11 gene encoding UNC93-like protein MFSD11 isoform X1 — translation MGGVLSLNPREDEQVSKCGRIQNPPKDFLCLDKRAVTCYLCAFQGAVKKGYHTKMRPEIKSLLNIIVLGLSFMLMFTAFQTCGNIEQTVIRSYNSTEFHGSGYTSMAIIYGVFSASNLIAPSVVAVIGPQLSLFFSGLIYSGYIAMFIHPFTWSFYTASVLVGIAAAVLWTAQGNLLTINSSDSSIGRNSGIFWALLQFSLFFGNLYIYVEWQGKVHISDKDRQTVFISLTIISLVGNFLFFLIQRPVTVVLSDRSESPLPGDACESDSVVIAPQGLGAQALVAFKKSIQLAMTKEMLLLSISIAYTGLELTFYSGVYGTCVGAMTRFGDDAKSLIGLAGIFIGVGEILGGSVFGMLNQCKYGRNPVVFLGLVTHILAFYLIFLNIASDAPLAPEEGTQLQGFITPSIGLALFCSFLLGLGDSCFNTQLLSIVGFIFREDSAPAFAVFKFVQSIAAALAFFYSNYLQLYWQLLIMVLVGFTGTLSFFVAEWRVVNCGRNSDYDSI, via the exons ATGGGAGGAGTCCTATCTTTAAA CCCTAGGGAGGACGAACAGGTCAGCAAGTGTGGGCGCATACAAAACCCTCCCAAAGATTTTCTCTGTCTAGACAAAcgag CAGTCACCTGCTATCTTTGTGCTTTTCAGGGTGCTGTAAAGAAAGGATATCACACCAAGATGAGGCCAGAAATCAAATCACTGTTAAACATAATTGTATTGGGTCTTAGCTTTATGTTAATGTTCACTGCCTTCCAGACCTGTGGAAACATTGAA CAAACTGTGATTAGAAGTTATAATAGCACGGAATTCCATGGAAGTGGGTACACAAG CATGGCTATTATCTATGGAGTTTTCTCTGCATCAAACTTAATTGCCCCTTCAGTGGTAGCTGTCATTGGACCTCAGTTGTCACTATTTTTCAGTGGACTAATTTATAG TGGATACATTGCTATGTTTATTCACCCCTTTACCTGGAGTTTCTACACTGCTTCAGTCTTGGTTGGAATTGCAGCTGCAG TGCTGTGGACAGCTCAGGGGAATCTTCTCACCATCAATTCCAGTGACTCTTCCATTGGACGGAACAGTGGGATATTCTGGGCTTTGCTTCAGTTTAG CTTGTTCTTTGGCAATCTATACATTTATGTTGAATGGCAAGGGAAGGTTCACATATCAG ATAAAGACCGGCAGACAGTGTTCATCTCACTCACCATCATCAGTCTGGTTGGAAACTTCCTTTTCTTCCTCATTCAGCGACCTGTAACAGTTGTGCTGTCTGACAGATCTGAATCACCACTGCCTGGAGACGCTTGTGAAAGCGACTCAGTTGTGAT AGCACCCCAGGGTCTAGGTGCTCAGGCACTGGTGGCATTCA AGAAATCCATTCAGCTGGCCATGACCAAAGAAATGTTGCTGCTAAGCATATCCATCGCATACACAG GGCTGGAACTGACTTTTTACAGTGGTGTTTATGGGACATGTGTTGGAGCCATGACTCGCTTTGGTGATGATGCCAAAAGTCTAATTGGCCTTGCTGGAATTTTTATTGGTGTTGGCGAAATACTTG GTGGGTCTGTGTTTGGAATGCTGAACCAGTGCAAGTATGGAAGGAACCCTGTGGTGTTTTTGGGATTGGTCACCCATATTTTGGCCTTCTACCTAATATTCCTGAACATAGCCAGTGATGCTCCCTTGGCCCCAGAGGAGGGCACACAACTGCAAGGCTTCATCACTCCCAG CATCGGGTTGGCATTGTTCTGCAGTTTTCTGCTTGGGCTCGGTGATAGCTGTTTCAACACACAACTGCTGAGCATTGTGGGATTTATATTTCGTGAAGACAGTGCCCCAGCATTTGCTGTTTTCAAGTTTGTACAG TCCATTGCTGCAGCCCTAGCCTTCTTCTACAGTAATTATCTCCAGCTATACTGGCAACTGCTCATTATGGTACTGGTGGGCTTTACTGGcaccctttctttctttgtggcTGAATGGAGGGTGGTCAACTGCGGACGAAACTCAGATTATGACAGCATCTAA
- the mettl23 gene encoding methyltransferase-like protein 23 isoform X4: MSLLTRKIMSNVDESARPYFIYKTFTFANALTVSVPEVLGSQYGMYVWPCAVVLAQYVWTMREKIQRKKVLELGAGVSLPGIVAAKCGADVTLSDSAELPLCLEHSRRCCEHNDLPGVPVVGLTWGEITPELRSLQPVDIILGSDVFYEPEDFEAVLVTISFLLRRNPSGQFWTTYQERRLDYRNFGEQMEPSVH; encoded by the exons ATGAGTTTACTTACGAGGAAAATAATGAGCAATGTGGACGAATCCGCTAGACCATATTTTATCTACAAAACGTTCACATTTGCGAATGCATTAACAGTGTCTGTCCCAGAG GTTCTTGGGTCGCAGTATGGGATGTACGTCTGGCCCTGTGCAGTGGTTTTGGCTCAGTATGTGTGGACTATGAGAGAGAAAATACAAAGGAAAAAAGTACTCGAG CTAGGTGCTGGGGTGAGTTTGCCAGGAATTGTGGCTGCTAAATGTGGAGCTGATGTGACTCTGTCAGACAGCGCTGAACTTCCGCTGTGTCTGGAACACAGCAGGCGCTGTTGTGAGCATAATGATCTGCCTGGAGTGCCTGTGGTTGGTCTCACCTGGGGAGAGATAACACCAGAGCTGAGGTCTCTACAACCTGTAGATATTATACTGGGATCAGATGTTTTCTATGAACCTGAAG ATTTTGAAGCTGTACTTGTAACAATCTCCTTTCTTCTAAGGCGAAACCCTTCTGGTCAGTTCTGGACCACATATCAAGAAAGAAG ATTGGACTATAGAAACTTTGGTGAACAAATGGAACCTTCAGTGCACTGA
- the LOC113659119 gene encoding myeloid-associated differentiation marker homolog, which yields MDPLNTRSLTVPVGIVRMVEVVLTCVVFSLVASVEYIGSSYWAWCMFSWCFCCFMTLLILIMEFTSLHLRVPISWDDFTTAFAMLATLMILAASIIYPTFFVCSSCSRQIAATVISCLCFIAYTMEVGLTRARPGEISGFLSTVPGLMKVLEAFVACIIFISLEKVKGAALEWCVAVYSLCFIFALLIIILTICRLLALCPFPFDKVLTGYNVLAVIMYMTVVVLWPLYSFRDNPRPSNCNHCYWDKQVVVSFMSCVNLIVYIVDTCYSIHLVFITTA from the coding sequence ATGGATCCACTTAACACTCGTTCTCTGACCGTGCCTGTTGGCATTGTACGGATGGTGGAAGTTGTGCTGACATGTGTCGTCTTCAGTCTGGTGGCCTCTGTGGAATACATTGGCTCATCATACTGGGCCTGGTGCATGTTTTCTTGGTGCTTCTGCTGCTTTATGACTCTTTTAATCCTTATAATGGAATTCACTAGTCTCCACCTAAGGGTACCCATCTCCTGGGATGACTTCACTACTGCATTTGCTATGCTGGCTACACTAATGATTTTGGCTGCCTCAATCATCTACCCCACCTTCTTTGTATGTTCATCTTGTTCTCGTCAAATTGCTGCTACTGTCATATCCTGCCTGTGTTTTATTGCATACACTATGGAGGTAGGTCTGACTCGGGCACGACCTGGTGAGATCAGTGGTTTCCTATCAACAGTTCCAGGCTTGATGAAAGTTCTTGAAGCTTTTGTTGCCTGCATCATCTTCATCTCCCTTGAAAAAGTCAAAGGGGCGGCCCTGGAGTGGTGTGTTGCTGTTTACTCACTCTGTTTCATTTTTGCCCTCCTCATTATCATCCTCACAATCTGCAGACTGCTTGCTTTGTGCCCCTTTCCATTTGACAAAGTCCTTACTGGTTACAATGTACTTGCTGTTATTATGTACATGACAGTAGTAGTCTTATGGCCTCTTTACAGTTTCCGGGATAATCCAAGACCTTCAAACTGCAACCACTGTTATTGGGACAAACAAGTGGTAGTGTCCTTTATGTCCTGCGTAAACCTCATTGTCTATATTGTGGATACATGCTACTCAATCCACCTTGTATTCATCACAACTGCATAA
- the mfsd11 gene encoding UNC93-like protein MFSD11 isoform X3, whose amino-acid sequence MRPEIKSLLNIIVLGLSFMLMFTAFQTCGNIEQTVIRSYNSTEFHGSGYTSMAIIYGVFSASNLIAPSVVAVIGPQLSLFFSGLIYSGYIAMFIHPFTWSFYTASVLVGIAAAVLWTAQGNLLTINSSDSSIGRNSGIFWALLQFSLFFGNLYIYVEWQGKVHISDKDRQTVFISLTIISLVGNFLFFLIQRPVTVVLSDRSESPLPGDACESDSVVIAPQGLGAQALVAFKKSIQLAMTKEMLLLSISIAYTGLELTFYSGVYGTCVGAMTRFGDDAKSLIGLAGIFIGVGEILGGSVFGMLNQCKYGRNPVVFLGLVTHILAFYLIFLNIASDAPLAPEEGTQLQGFITPSIGLALFCSFLLGLGDSCFNTQLLSIVGFIFREDSAPAFAVFKFVQSIAAALAFFYSNYLQLYWQLLIMVLVGFTGTLSFFVAEWRVVNCGRNSDYDSI is encoded by the exons ATGAGGCCAGAAATCAAATCACTGTTAAACATAATTGTATTGGGTCTTAGCTTTATGTTAATGTTCACTGCCTTCCAGACCTGTGGAAACATTGAA CAAACTGTGATTAGAAGTTATAATAGCACGGAATTCCATGGAAGTGGGTACACAAG CATGGCTATTATCTATGGAGTTTTCTCTGCATCAAACTTAATTGCCCCTTCAGTGGTAGCTGTCATTGGACCTCAGTTGTCACTATTTTTCAGTGGACTAATTTATAG TGGATACATTGCTATGTTTATTCACCCCTTTACCTGGAGTTTCTACACTGCTTCAGTCTTGGTTGGAATTGCAGCTGCAG TGCTGTGGACAGCTCAGGGGAATCTTCTCACCATCAATTCCAGTGACTCTTCCATTGGACGGAACAGTGGGATATTCTGGGCTTTGCTTCAGTTTAG CTTGTTCTTTGGCAATCTATACATTTATGTTGAATGGCAAGGGAAGGTTCACATATCAG ATAAAGACCGGCAGACAGTGTTCATCTCACTCACCATCATCAGTCTGGTTGGAAACTTCCTTTTCTTCCTCATTCAGCGACCTGTAACAGTTGTGCTGTCTGACAGATCTGAATCACCACTGCCTGGAGACGCTTGTGAAAGCGACTCAGTTGTGAT AGCACCCCAGGGTCTAGGTGCTCAGGCACTGGTGGCATTCA AGAAATCCATTCAGCTGGCCATGACCAAAGAAATGTTGCTGCTAAGCATATCCATCGCATACACAG GGCTGGAACTGACTTTTTACAGTGGTGTTTATGGGACATGTGTTGGAGCCATGACTCGCTTTGGTGATGATGCCAAAAGTCTAATTGGCCTTGCTGGAATTTTTATTGGTGTTGGCGAAATACTTG GTGGGTCTGTGTTTGGAATGCTGAACCAGTGCAAGTATGGAAGGAACCCTGTGGTGTTTTTGGGATTGGTCACCCATATTTTGGCCTTCTACCTAATATTCCTGAACATAGCCAGTGATGCTCCCTTGGCCCCAGAGGAGGGCACACAACTGCAAGGCTTCATCACTCCCAG CATCGGGTTGGCATTGTTCTGCAGTTTTCTGCTTGGGCTCGGTGATAGCTGTTTCAACACACAACTGCTGAGCATTGTGGGATTTATATTTCGTGAAGACAGTGCCCCAGCATTTGCTGTTTTCAAGTTTGTACAG TCCATTGCTGCAGCCCTAGCCTTCTTCTACAGTAATTATCTCCAGCTATACTGGCAACTGCTCATTATGGTACTGGTGGGCTTTACTGGcaccctttctttctttgtggcTGAATGGAGGGTGGTCAACTGCGGACGAAACTCAGATTATGACAGCATCTAA